Sequence from the Maribellus comscasis genome:
CCCAGAATTCTTGTCCTCGTGAAAATATATTAAGTTGTGTGCCCAGAATTTCAATATTACCGTTTGGTGTCTTAATTAAAAAACGATTCCCTTTTTCCACATCAAAGTATGCTTCTCCTTTTAATTTAAGTTCTCGTTTTTCTGTGAAATTTTTATCAGACCAAACTATTTTGGAATCGGCATTTAACACTACGTTTGTTCCGTCAGGTAACTGAATTTGTGTTTGTTCTGCAAAGGAGGTATGCGCAGTGTTTTTAGCGAAAACAGTTGTTACGGTGTAAATTCCCAGCAGCAATAGAACAGTAGCTGCCGCAGCCTGGAAATAACGGTTTATCCTAACTATTTTTACCGGCTTTTTTTCTTCGCTTTTATTCAAAATAGCATTCAGAATTTCTTCTTCCGGTTTTCCTGGTGGAGTGTAAAATCCTTTAGCTATTTTCAAGATTTTCTCTTCGGAATTCATTTCTCTGAATTCTTTGCGAGACAATATATATTTTTCGGAATCGTTCCTTCTCATGGTACTTTCCCTTTAAATTTTATACTCAATTGTTTTTTTCAATTCGTCAAGGGCATTTTTCATTCTCTTTTCAATTGCTTTTACACTTAGCCCCAAGTGGTCGGCAATTTCGTTATAGGTAAATCCGTCAATCCTGTTCATTAAAAATACTATTCTGTTCTTTTCTTTTAAAGCTCCAATTGCTTTTTCCAGTTTATCATTGAATTCTTTAAATTCCAACTCAAATTCAGGCGATGCCAGATTTTCTTCCGGTTTATACCTTTTGGCAAAGTCGAAAACAACCTGCTGGTGTTCAAATCTGTTTTTGCAAAGGTTTCCGGCAATTGTGTACAATAACGACTTAATAGTCTCTTCCCTTATATCGTCCTTTTTTTCCCATACTTTTGTAAAGGTATCCTGGGCAATATCTTCCGCCATCTCTGCGTCGCCTGTTTTAAAATAAATGTAATTCTTCACAGGCTGGTACATTTGGTGAAACAATTCTATAAATTTGGTTCTATCTATCCCCGGCATTGAATTAATTCTCAGAAAATTATTTTCAATCTCTTTTACTGTATTTAATACAGGCAGATGTTAAATTCCCCTAAAAAAGCGAACGGTTTTATTCGAATAAGATTTAGTAAACTGTTAATTAAAGAGTTAATTTATAGGTAAATCCCAAGATTTTAACCGATTCTTTATCTGAAAAATAGTCATTTATTCTGAAATATGTGCCAATCCGGTGGTGTTTATTTATTTTGTATTCCAAGCCGGCTTCCCATCTTCCTTTGTCAAATTCGCTGTCATCCATGTCTCGGTATATTTCGTAGGCAGCATACGGTTTTAAAGCGAGTTTTTTAAGCGCATACTCCATTTTTAGCCTCACTCGCAGGTAATTTGTTTTGTTGTTATCATCGTCGCTAAAGTCGTCGGAATTTGTATATCTTAGCCGGAGTTGAGTTTCCAGCTTTTCCCATTCATAATTTGTTTTAGCATCAAAAGCAAAGCGCCCGTACCACTGAGAGTCGCCGTTGTTTTTTAAATTGTTTCCCAAACGATATTTACCACCCAATGAAAAATAATCACTGAATTTGTACTCAAGACCCGGTTGAAACAGGTATTCATTTAGTTCAAATTTCTCCTTAAACCGAATTTCCGGAGCAAAGCTCAATTCCAGTTTTTTTGTAAGATCTTTTGATATTTCAAACTCAAACCAGGTACGTTGTGCAAAAACATTTGCGACAAATGCTACCATTAAAATGGTTATAAATACTCGTTTCATTTTTTCTACTCTTTTGAAATAGTTTTCTTTCCGTTTAACTCATTTACATCATGGAAAATCCTGATTTTTGCGATGTCGCGAAGGAAATTAATCTCTTGGATTTCAATTCGTTTTACTTTTATGCCGGTG
This genomic interval carries:
- a CDS encoding FecR family protein, with product MRRNDSEKYILSRKEFREMNSEEKILKIAKGFYTPPGKPEEEILNAILNKSEEKKPVKIVRINRYFQAAAATVLLLLGIYTVTTVFAKNTAHTSFAEQTQIQLPDGTNVVLNADSKIVWSDKNFTEKRELKLKGEAYFDVEKGNRFLIKTPNGNIEILGTQLNIFSRGQEFWVSCIEGKVKVTSGSEEQIITPGEMAELTSNGLQKITKNNINKTISWQEGIFYFEDKPLVSIFAALERQFNVSLNYEGNKNRSITVAFSNKSLQEALDVVCIPMGLKYEINNKRVNILSEKPE
- a CDS encoding RNA polymerase sigma factor — translated: MPGIDRTKFIELFHQMYQPVKNYIYFKTGDAEMAEDIAQDTFTKVWEKKDDIREETIKSLLYTIAGNLCKNRFEHQQVVFDFAKRYKPEENLASPEFELEFKEFNDKLEKAIGALKEKNRIVFLMNRIDGFTYNEIADHLGLSVKAIEKRMKNALDELKKTIEYKI
- a CDS encoding DUF2490 domain-containing protein, coding for MKRVFITILMVAFVANVFAQRTWFEFEISKDLTKKLELSFAPEIRFKEKFELNEYLFQPGLEYKFSDYFSLGGKYRLGNNLKNNGDSQWYGRFAFDAKTNYEWEKLETQLRLRYTNSDDFSDDDNNKTNYLRVRLKMEYALKKLALKPYAAYEIYRDMDDSEFDKGRWEAGLEYKINKHHRIGTYFRINDYFSDKESVKILGFTYKLTL